One genomic segment of Ricinus communis isolate WT05 ecotype wild-type chromosome 3, ASM1957865v1, whole genome shotgun sequence includes these proteins:
- the LOC8270207 gene encoding actin-related protein 6 isoform X2: MHNNSNIRPHCTFFQTQFSDMSNVIVLDNGGGYIKAGHGGERDPVTIIPNCVYRPLSSKKYLHPSSSTTTEDLTSAVIRRPIDRGYLINPDLQRDIWNHVFTSLLHVTPSSSSLLLTEPLFTLPSIQRATDELVFEDFGFNSLFITDSPKLVHLYENFTLNYGVKRIDLGGKALTNYLKELVSYRSVNVMDESFIMDDVKEKLCFVSLDIVRDLQMARKRGRDNLLRCTYVLPDGINHTKGFVKDPDEAKRYLTDGATASLQTNKGIDQPEVSEKLEERKRTDLSKNEFDLTNERFLVPEMIFHPADLGLNQAGLAECIVRAVNSCHPLLHPVLYESIILTGGSTLFPRFSERLEMELRPLVPDDYQVKITTLEDPLLGVWRGGSLLASSPDFEAMCVTKSEYEELGSARCRRRFFH; encoded by the exons ATGCACAACAACAGCAATATTAGACCCCACTGCACGTTCTTCCAAACTCAATTCTCCGACATGTCAAACGTCATAGTTCTCGACAACGGCGGGGGCTATATAAAAGCCGGACACGGCGGCGAACGTGATCCAGTAACAATTATCCCCAACTGTGTCTACCGTCCACTCTCCTCAAAAAAATACCTCCACCCATCGTCCAGCACCACCACCGAAGACCTCACCTCCGCCGTAATCCGCCGCCCAATAGACCGTGGGTACTTAATAAACCCTGACCTCCAGCGCGATATCTGGAATCATGTATTTACTTCACTTCTCCACGTAACTCCTTCAAGTTCTTCTCTTTTATTAACTGAGCCGTTATTTACTCTTCCGTCTATTCAGCGTGCTACTGACGAGCTTGTTTTTGAAGATTTTGGGTTTAATTCCTTGTTTATTACTGATTCACCTAAGTTGGTTCATCTTTATGAG AATTTTACGCTTAATTATGGTGTCAAAAGGATTGATTTGGGTGGGAAAGCTTTGACCAATTATTTAAAGGAGTTGGTTTCTTATCGGAGTGTTAATGTTATGGATGAAAGCTTTATTATGGATGATGTTAAAGAGAAATTGTGCTTTGTTTCGCTTGATATTGTGCGCGATTTGCAGATGGCCAG GAAACGTGGGAGGGACAATCTTTTGCGGTGTACTTATGTTCTACCTGATGGTATCAACCACACTAAGGGTTTTGTTAAAGACCCAGACGAAGCAAAGAGATATCTGACTGATGGAGCTACTGCATCTCTACAAACAAACAAGGGTATTGATCAACCAGAAGTTTCAGAGAAGCTTGAGGAGAGAAAGAGAACTGACTTATCAAAAAAT GAGTTTGACTTGACAAATGAACGGTTCCTTGTTCCAGAAATGATCTTCCACCCTGCAGATTTGG GTTTGAACCAAGCTGGATTAGCAGAGTGCATAGTTCGAGCAGTTAATTCCTGCCATCCTCTTCTTCACCCTGTACTCTATGAGAG CATAATATTGACTGGTGGAAGCACATTATTTCCCAGATTTTCTGAGAGACT CGAAATGGAGCTCAGGCCTCTTGTCCCTGATGACTATCAAGTGAAAATAACCACACTAGAAGA TCCCCTACTAGGTGTATGGCGAGGTGGATCACTTTTGGCATCAAGTCCTGATTTTGAAGCTATGTGCGTCACCAAGTCTGAGTATGAGGAACTTGGATCTGCGCGATGTCGCAGGAGATTCTTTCATTAA
- the LOC8270207 gene encoding actin-related protein 6 isoform X1 yields the protein MHNNSNIRPHCTFFQTQFSDMSNVIVLDNGGGYIKAGHGGERDPVTIIPNCVYRPLSSKKYLHPSSSTTTEDLTSAVIRRPIDRGYLINPDLQRDIWNHVFTSLLHVTPSSSSLLLTEPLFTLPSIQRATDELVFEDFGFNSLFITDSPKLVHLYEASRRPYGLVSKAQCSLVVDCGFSFTHAAPVFQNFTLNYGVKRIDLGGKALTNYLKELVSYRSVNVMDESFIMDDVKEKLCFVSLDIVRDLQMARKRGRDNLLRCTYVLPDGINHTKGFVKDPDEAKRYLTDGATASLQTNKGIDQPEVSEKLEERKRTDLSKNEFDLTNERFLVPEMIFHPADLGLNQAGLAECIVRAVNSCHPLLHPVLYESIILTGGSTLFPRFSERLEMELRPLVPDDYQVKITTLEDPLLGVWRGGSLLASSPDFEAMCVTKSEYEELGSARCRRRFFH from the exons ATGCACAACAACAGCAATATTAGACCCCACTGCACGTTCTTCCAAACTCAATTCTCCGACATGTCAAACGTCATAGTTCTCGACAACGGCGGGGGCTATATAAAAGCCGGACACGGCGGCGAACGTGATCCAGTAACAATTATCCCCAACTGTGTCTACCGTCCACTCTCCTCAAAAAAATACCTCCACCCATCGTCCAGCACCACCACCGAAGACCTCACCTCCGCCGTAATCCGCCGCCCAATAGACCGTGGGTACTTAATAAACCCTGACCTCCAGCGCGATATCTGGAATCATGTATTTACTTCACTTCTCCACGTAACTCCTTCAAGTTCTTCTCTTTTATTAACTGAGCCGTTATTTACTCTTCCGTCTATTCAGCGTGCTACTGACGAGCTTGTTTTTGAAGATTTTGGGTTTAATTCCTTGTTTATTACTGATTCACCTAAGTTGGTTCATCTTTATGAGGCAAGTAGAAGGCCTTATGGCTTAGTTTCTAAAGCTCAGTGTAGTTTAGTTGTGGATTGCGGGTTTTCTTTTACTCATGCTGCTCCGGTTTTTCAGAATTTTACGCTTAATTATGGTGTCAAAAGGATTGATTTGGGTGGGAAAGCTTTGACCAATTATTTAAAGGAGTTGGTTTCTTATCGGAGTGTTAATGTTATGGATGAAAGCTTTATTATGGATGATGTTAAAGAGAAATTGTGCTTTGTTTCGCTTGATATTGTGCGCGATTTGCAGATGGCCAG GAAACGTGGGAGGGACAATCTTTTGCGGTGTACTTATGTTCTACCTGATGGTATCAACCACACTAAGGGTTTTGTTAAAGACCCAGACGAAGCAAAGAGATATCTGACTGATGGAGCTACTGCATCTCTACAAACAAACAAGGGTATTGATCAACCAGAAGTTTCAGAGAAGCTTGAGGAGAGAAAGAGAACTGACTTATCAAAAAAT GAGTTTGACTTGACAAATGAACGGTTCCTTGTTCCAGAAATGATCTTCCACCCTGCAGATTTGG GTTTGAACCAAGCTGGATTAGCAGAGTGCATAGTTCGAGCAGTTAATTCCTGCCATCCTCTTCTTCACCCTGTACTCTATGAGAG CATAATATTGACTGGTGGAAGCACATTATTTCCCAGATTTTCTGAGAGACT CGAAATGGAGCTCAGGCCTCTTGTCCCTGATGACTATCAAGTGAAAATAACCACACTAGAAGA TCCCCTACTAGGTGTATGGCGAGGTGGATCACTTTTGGCATCAAGTCCTGATTTTGAAGCTATGTGCGTCACCAAGTCTGAGTATGAGGAACTTGGATCTGCGCGATGTCGCAGGAGATTCTTTCATTAA